Genomic segment of Uranotaenia lowii strain MFRU-FL unplaced genomic scaffold, ASM2978415v1 HiC_scaffold_723, whole genome shotgun sequence:
TACAAGCAATACACCGCTCCTCGCCATTCGGATAACGTCTGAGGGCATGCTCACCGCGAAACCGAGGGCTCAACGGTCCCTTCTCAAACGGATAGTTAATGGTGGCCGGTTCCTTGAAAATGTGAGCCAGTGTGACGGCCGATCCACGGAACAGTTCCGTCCAAAACATCGTTTGAGCTGCCCGATCAGTAATGTCGGTCATCTCCATGCTCGGGTCTTTGTTGTTCACATAGTAAAATTCATCCGGCTTGATGTCCGGTTTCGCGGGGTTGCTGCTGCAGCTACGAATGGCCACGCTACTCACCGGACGGATAAGCCGGTtaccttaaataaaaaaaatcaacatcgaaGATGATTAGTTATGCAAGTGTACAAAATCATctaaccaaaattacaaaataacccAACTACCTTGCTTGACAATGGAGAAAATTTTAACGCACGACATTGTCCGAACCGTATTTATTGCGCCGCCGAGAAAAGATTGTGAAATCGGAAAATTTCCACTCAAGCCgcgaataaaaatgaaaattcggcCACCGAAATCGTAAATCGCGTTCGCGAAAATGTTTTTGACAACCTTTTTTTGGTTACGTAAGTTTGGTAACCGCAGCTGATGTTTTGAAATTGGGTTCTCTAGAGCTGGGCGAAACGGGCCCAAATGGTAACTGCcgagaaatttcttttttccaagaaaaatgcaaaatcgattttttctaTAACTGTTTAAAAATTAAGCGGAATAATTTTTGGAACCAAATGTCTGAAAGACATGCATCTCCACTAACTTTGATAAacacattttgatacaaaatcgACTTCCtcgaaatattttattcattcaatGATTTTTGTCATCTGTGGcatttttgatctatttttttgtttttttttcgtcatttttttcattcttgataTTAATGTTgttaattataattttgtaatttctgtcatttttaaatggcagttttgtaagttttgacaaatttggtttgtttttgtgatttttcatctttttggcatatttgtttttttttcatttaaagatttaagtgatttttaattttgtcatttttcaaatatttgttattccgtcattttttttgaattttatcataattttcactttggtcatttttgcttttcgtcatttttgaatttgttccaCTCATTATTTCGTTTTTCTTTGTCagtgtgtcatttttatttttattttaaatttctgtttgttctgagaattgaaaaaaatctgcatagGTTACCAATGGTAAAATAGAACTCCAAAATTGCCATTCTCAACCGTCTGTTGAGATCAGTGATAGTTGCCCTAAATTTAACAAGAgtgatttttatgtttatttttattgtatttttcgaCTCGTCTTATGGAGCTTCCAATAAATCACAAATCATGAACCACACTAAGGGTTACCAATTGCTGTCAAATGCCTCAACTCACGCACACCAGAAAGTGTTTGCCGTCTCGACGcagcgttgccaaccttccagatttttctggattcttccagactttttggacttttgccagacttTTTTTTAGGTATTCaaacttccagacttttgtcatttcttccagacatttccagacttttgagtttcgacaagaaaattcaaaattttcgttgtaaaatggcaggaaatgatCTGAATTAGTAATTGAAGAGTGAGGAAGGCCACTAAGATGATAGTAAAACAAGAAGAAACGCATAAAACGTAGTACCGCCGATATCGCCACATTAATCGCAGGCATTGATAGTGTATAGAATGTATGATTGTTTTGAAGTAATAGGTGTTATTCCCTAAACTGCAATACTGCAATATTGCGATCTggcgtccaaaaaaaaaaaaaaagtttctcacCTATAAAGTTCactatccagacttttccagaaatttgttttaaaatcttccagacatttctgaaaaacagttggcatccctGTCTCGACGTcggaagaaaatcgaaaaagtgCGTCAAAAGTTTTCACGACACGACATTCGACAAGCATCCATTTTCGACAAGTGCcgtgaattttgagaaaatctgGCTGCAAAAAGTGCGTGATTCCGTATCAAATAGTGTTAAGCGTGGTACGCTCACTGTTCGGTTGAAAATGTGATAGAAGTTTTCCCCAAAGGGTACCGTGAATCAGCAGAAAAAGGGATCCAAAATCGGGGTGGAAAATTCGGAGGCTTCGATCGTATTGCTTCTTTTTCTTTGTTGCGGTGCGGGCAGCTTTCCGCCTCGGGGTGTTTATTGGTGTTGGTGAGCTCCACAAATTTGTTTGGGCGACGAGTTGTCACGAATACCAGCGCACGCTTGcgtgttttggatttttttttggaaagtgcgattttttcttttttgttttcctcttttTCTTGTTTGGCAGTGATGAAACTGTTTACAATCAGCACTGTGACAAACCGATCGATTTTTCCCGTGGTTTTTCTTTCGGGAGAAACTGTTTAAAGGAATTTGGGGGTACCGTTGATACAGGATCGAATATCCTCTGTGTCGTTTTTTGGCTTGGAGAAACAACTAACGATGAGTTCGGCCGCTGACGATTCAGCAGGGGCCGGAACATCTTCGGGAAGTTCAGCTGTGGCCACCTCGGCGGCATTGGAAGCGCTCAAGATTCGAGATGACCTGTTCAAGGCGACCAAGTGTTATGTCACGGGAACGCTGGATCCGAAGGTAATTTTACGGTTAAGCTTGCTTTATTAGAATTTGATCCTTAATAGTTTGTATTTCGATGATGAACTCCtgttttgtttttagatttcaaaactGCTCGAAGATGGCGGAGCATCGATTTCTAAATTTATGGACTTCAGTACACACGTTATTTGTGGTTCTAATTACGATGAAAATGATATCACTCAGGCGGCGGAATTGTACGAGGTGCCCTCGGTAACGGAGGAGTGGGTTTTTGCGTCGATGCGATTGGGTCGGTTAGCCTCCACAAAGGCTTACTTTCCACTCAAAACGGCGCTGTTTAGTAATCTCGTTTTCGCTGCCACTCAGCTAGATAATCGGGACCTTAAAAAGCTCTACGCTATCGTCACTTTTCATGGGGGTGTTTTtcgaaatcaattggataaacaAACTACCCATCTGATCAGCGGAAATACAAAAGGTTCCGTCTATACCAAAGCTGTTTCCGCAGGAGGGATTTCTGTCGTCACGCCGGATTGGGCCATAGAGTGCGTGAAGGCAAATGGAATTCTGCCAACGGATACTTTCCATCCTCGATTGATTATCACGCCCAGAATTTTCAAACAAGTTCAGCAACAGCAACGTCCTCCCACTCCAGTGCAGAAAATGGAAACAGACAAACCCTTAGCTAGCATCATTGGCTTCGATTTCGAGGAAAACTTGGCGAAAACTGAACTTCCTACGAGTGGTAACTCCAAAAGGCAAGAGGAAAGTATTGGACAAACAACAGTTGCGCAAGAAATTCGAAAAACTGCACCACAAC
This window contains:
- the LOC129760690 gene encoding NADH-ubiquinone oxidoreductase subunit 8, whose protein sequence is MSCVKIFSIVKQGNRLIRPVSSVAIRSCSSNPAKPDIKPDEFYYVNNKDPSMEMTDITDRAAQTMFWTELFRGSAVTLAHIFKEPATINYPFEKGPLSPRFRGEHALRRYPNGEERCIACKLCEAICPAQAITIEAEERADGSRRTTRYDIDMTKCIYCGFCQEACPVDAIVEGPNFEFSTETHEELLYNKEKLLCNGDKWESEIASNINADYLYR